Proteins encoded within one genomic window of Streptomyces sp. NBC_01314:
- a CDS encoding ABC-F family ATP-binding cassette domain-containing protein, with amino-acid sequence MAVNLVNVENVSKVYGTRALLDGVSLGVSEGDRIGVVGRNGDGKTTLIRMLAKLEEADTGRVTHSGGLHAGVLTQHDSLDPAATVRHEVIRDMADHEWAGNAKIRDVLTGLFGGLDLPGFPQGLDTVIAPLSGGERRRIALAKLLIEEQDLIVLDEPTNHLDVEGISWLADHLRQRRSALVCVTHDRWFLDQVCTRMWDVQKGSVFEYEGGYSDYVFARAERERIAATEETKRQNLVRKELAWLRRGAPARTSKPRFRVEAANELIADVPPPRDTSELMKFASSRLGKTVFDLKDVTVQAGPKVLLKHLTWQLGPGDRIGLVGVNGAGKTSLLRAMADAARSEGEKQPAAGRVVTGRTVKLAYLSQEVAELDPDLRVLQAVQQIRDRVDLGKGREMTAGQLCETFGFNKEKQWTPVGDLSGGERRRLQILRLLMDEPNVLFLDEPTNDLDIETLTQLEDLLDGWPGSMIVISHDRFFVERTTDKVFALLGDAALRMLPRGIDEYIERRHKMEEAAAAASPVAVKAASEKAVSAADSRAAKKELQKIERQLDKVSEKEAKLHARIAENATNFAKVGELDAELRALLGEKEELEMRWLELAEDA; translated from the coding sequence ATGGCCGTCAATCTGGTCAATGTCGAGAACGTCAGCAAGGTGTACGGCACCCGCGCCCTGCTCGACGGGGTCTCGCTCGGCGTCTCCGAAGGGGACCGGATCGGCGTCGTGGGGCGGAACGGGGACGGCAAGACGACCCTGATCCGGATGCTCGCCAAGCTGGAGGAGGCCGACACGGGCCGGGTCACCCACTCCGGCGGCCTGCACGCCGGGGTGCTCACCCAGCACGACTCCCTCGACCCCGCCGCCACCGTCCGGCACGAGGTCATCCGGGACATGGCGGACCACGAGTGGGCGGGCAACGCCAAGATCCGGGACGTACTCACCGGACTGTTCGGCGGACTCGACCTGCCCGGCTTCCCGCAGGGGCTCGACACCGTCATCGCACCCCTCTCCGGCGGCGAGCGGCGACGCATCGCGCTCGCCAAGCTGCTCATCGAGGAGCAGGACCTGATCGTCCTCGACGAGCCCACCAACCACCTGGACGTCGAGGGCATCTCCTGGCTCGCCGACCACCTGCGGCAGCGGCGCTCCGCGCTCGTCTGCGTCACCCACGACCGGTGGTTCCTGGACCAGGTGTGCACGCGGATGTGGGACGTGCAGAAGGGCTCGGTCTTCGAGTACGAGGGCGGGTACTCCGACTACGTCTTCGCCCGTGCCGAGCGCGAGCGCATCGCCGCCACCGAGGAGACCAAGCGGCAGAACCTGGTCCGCAAGGAGCTGGCGTGGCTGCGGCGCGGAGCCCCGGCCCGTACGTCGAAGCCGCGGTTCCGGGTCGAGGCGGCGAACGAGCTGATCGCGGACGTGCCGCCGCCGCGTGACACGAGCGAGCTGATGAAGTTCGCGTCGTCCCGGCTGGGCAAGACCGTGTTCGACCTGAAGGACGTCACCGTGCAGGCCGGGCCGAAGGTGCTGCTGAAGCATCTGACGTGGCAGCTCGGACCGGGCGACCGCATCGGTCTCGTCGGCGTCAACGGCGCAGGCAAGACCTCCCTGCTGCGGGCCATGGCCGATGCCGCGCGCAGCGAGGGCGAGAAGCAGCCGGCCGCCGGCCGGGTCGTCACCGGCAGGACGGTCAAGCTCGCGTACCTCTCGCAGGAGGTCGCCGAACTGGACCCGGATCTGCGGGTGCTCCAGGCCGTGCAGCAGATCCGCGACCGCGTCGACCTCGGCAAGGGCCGCGAGATGACGGCGGGCCAGCTCTGCGAGACCTTCGGGTTCAACAAGGAGAAGCAGTGGACACCGGTGGGCGACCTCAGCGGTGGTGAGCGGCGGCGGCTCCAGATTCTGCGGCTGCTGATGGACGAGCCCAACGTCCTCTTCCTCGACGAGCCGACGAACGACCTCGACATCGAGACCCTCACGCAGTTGGAGGACCTGCTCGACGGGTGGCCCGGGTCGATGATCGTGATCTCCCACGACCGGTTCTTCGTCGAGCGCACGACCGACAAGGTGTTCGCGCTGCTCGGCGACGCGGCGCTGCGGATGCTGCCGCGGGGGATCGACGAGTACATCGAGCGGCGTCACAAGATGGAGGAGGCCGCCGCCGCGGCCTCGCCCGTCGCCGTGAAGGCCGCCTCGGAGAAGGCCGTCTCCGCCGCCGACTCCCGTGCCGCGAAGAAGGAACTGCAGAAGATCGAGCGGCAGTTGGACAAGGTCTCCGAGAAGGAGGCGAAGTTGCACGCGCGGATCGCCGAGAACGCGACGAACTTCGCGAAGGTGGGGGAGCTGGACGCCGAGTTGCGGGCGTTGCTCGGGGAGAAGGAAGAGCTGGAGATGCGCTGGCTGGAACTTGCCGAGGACGCGTGA
- a CDS encoding PQQ-binding-like beta-propeller repeat protein: MVQPPDHPPQGGFGAPQGPPPQSQPQPPYGYPQTPPPQGPPVPGPGYGYPQQQQQPPPAQPGPYTQSGPYAQPQQPGPYAQPGPYNPASQAGYGYPQSQYPGAPTPPPVGGGGSRNPFKGKPAMIIGATVAALLVVGGTVFAVTSLGDDGEKKPVAKESASPTEDGKPSPSPTEPVNQGDGSGDGGEDLDISDLNADRKAGEAKVLWYKSAPDAPGSGANAPGLWVTDKVAVKPAYKQLFAYNVGDGNPAWDPIEFEGKICAVTPKATSGDRIVVSYQSGTGSDAECDQLQQVDLNTGDKGWSTELEKGELFDSAISVGLSVTGDTLMVGRSQSGTAYDVNTGKKLFDKKSYGQSCYPAGFAGGTRLISVSSCAVTTDKEHDEVQELDPRTGKAKWTRKIPKGWKVEHAYSVDPLVLYLTNEDENTWNISTLNADGSTRSQVDSDDSFAPECDGGILTRDMQGCTNVAADANTLYLPTEEKDGTNEIVALNLATGKEKWRLKSPSSDAEISPIRVEGSKLIAYVESTRDAGGQVVSVPTTGNSRQATKLIQMPASAAEIESSFYSKAIDYVDGRFYISTTLLNGVDDAKEKLMLAYGK; this comes from the coding sequence ATGGTTCAGCCACCCGATCATCCGCCGCAGGGCGGTTTCGGAGCACCACAGGGCCCGCCACCGCAGTCACAGCCACAACCGCCGTACGGCTACCCGCAGACGCCCCCGCCGCAGGGCCCGCCCGTGCCGGGCCCCGGCTACGGCTACCCCCAGCAGCAGCAGCAGCCGCCGCCCGCCCAGCCGGGCCCGTACACGCAGTCCGGCCCGTACGCCCAGCCGCAGCAGCCCGGCCCCTACGCCCAGCCCGGCCCGTACAACCCGGCGTCGCAGGCCGGTTACGGCTACCCGCAGTCGCAGTACCCGGGCGCGCCCACCCCGCCGCCCGTCGGTGGCGGCGGTTCCAGGAACCCCTTCAAGGGCAAGCCCGCGATGATCATCGGCGCCACCGTGGCCGCGCTGCTCGTGGTGGGCGGCACGGTGTTCGCGGTGACGAGCCTCGGGGACGACGGCGAGAAGAAGCCGGTCGCCAAGGAGAGCGCGAGCCCCACCGAGGACGGCAAGCCCTCGCCCTCGCCCACCGAGCCCGTCAACCAGGGCGACGGCAGCGGCGACGGCGGCGAGGACCTCGACATCTCCGACCTCAACGCGGACCGCAAGGCGGGCGAGGCGAAGGTGCTCTGGTACAAGAGCGCCCCCGACGCCCCCGGTTCCGGTGCGAACGCACCCGGCCTGTGGGTCACCGACAAGGTCGCGGTGAAGCCCGCGTACAAGCAGCTGTTCGCCTACAACGTCGGTGACGGGAACCCCGCCTGGGACCCGATCGAGTTCGAGGGCAAGATCTGCGCGGTCACCCCGAAGGCGACCTCCGGCGACCGGATCGTGGTCTCGTACCAGAGCGGCACCGGGAGCGACGCCGAGTGCGACCAGCTCCAGCAGGTCGACCTGAACACCGGCGACAAGGGCTGGTCGACGGAGCTGGAGAAGGGCGAGCTGTTCGACAGCGCCATCAGCGTCGGGCTGTCCGTCACCGGTGACACGCTCATGGTGGGCCGCTCGCAGTCCGGGACGGCGTACGACGTCAACACCGGCAAGAAGCTGTTCGACAAGAAGAGTTACGGACAGTCGTGCTACCCGGCCGGGTTCGCGGGCGGCACGCGGCTGATCTCCGTCTCCTCCTGCGCGGTGACCACCGACAAGGAGCACGACGAGGTCCAGGAACTCGACCCGAGGACCGGCAAGGCCAAGTGGACGCGGAAGATCCCCAAGGGCTGGAAGGTCGAGCACGCGTACTCGGTGGACCCGCTCGTCCTCTACCTCACCAACGAGGACGAGAACACCTGGAACATCTCCACCCTGAACGCCGACGGCTCGACCCGCTCGCAGGTCGACTCCGACGACTCGTTCGCGCCCGAGTGCGACGGCGGGATCCTCACCCGTGACATGCAGGGCTGCACGAACGTCGCGGCCGACGCGAACACCCTCTACCTGCCGACCGAGGAGAAGGACGGCACGAACGAGATCGTCGCGCTGAACCTCGCGACCGGCAAGGAGAAGTGGCGTCTCAAGTCACCCTCCTCCGACGCGGAGATCTCCCCGATCAGGGTCGAGGGTTCGAAGCTCATCGCGTACGTGGAGTCCACGCGCGACGCGGGCGGCCAGGTGGTGTCCGTTCCGACCACCGGCAACAGCCGCCAGGCGACCAAGCTCATCCAGATGCCGGCGAGCGCCGCGGAGATCGAGAGTTCCTTCTACTCGAAGGCCATCGACTACGTGGACGGGCGCTTCTACATCTCCACGACCCTGCTGAACGGTGTCGACGACGCGAAGGAGAAGTTGATGCTGGCCTACGGCAAGTGA
- a CDS encoding PQQ-binding-like beta-propeller repeat protein: protein MTQPPPPPNQPPGPPPNQPPAQPPQDATPPQGGFGAPTPPPPGGFGAPTPPPQGPPAPGPGYGYPQAPPAQQTPPPAQPPQGPPPAQGPGYGYPQTPPPQPGYGYPGQPGHPGQPGPYGQPQPGYGQQPQPGPYGQQPQPGPYGYQPPTMPLHPQMGQAPGGPGGKKKVNSTAIIITAAVAAIALIVGGGVYVASSSGDDDNGKKDTASSEGTTGGKDDTKGDEGGSSSSGGSSTGGVEVPTEAQEKTPSSTSAKILFQVPAHEVKEKLTIDSVKGSWLTKTTYAKSALNKIVGYDPDSGKSKWTLDLAGQTCAGSREITTEGIAVVVTESAKRKNNDDRHPCTEVTAFNVETGKEVWTKSAETSGEKVPFGEVTISGTTVAASGGYEGGAAFDVNSGKVLWSPKVGECIDEGYAGGAQLIAVRKCGDYGSETFQIQLLDPKSGSVKWTYKVPSGIQRAKVISTNPVVFGVVTGSDVPLTGTNDIFSLDDSGKLRAKISIPDDKYDYECPVRGVWACRGIYVGNDKVYMPTKNHDGTGSYSSTNEIVSFSLASGKSTGDRVDAGDDYELFPIRMDGPNIIAFKDGPYDKGAQIVSVDGKTLKQTKLLETPSSESVLRAISGMTPTLSEMLYTDGRWFIGSELVSKPYSKDEKEYTALGFGAK, encoded by the coding sequence ATGACGCAGCCGCCGCCCCCGCCGAACCAGCCCCCGGGCCCGCCCCCCAACCAGCCGCCCGCGCAGCCCCCGCAGGACGCCACCCCGCCGCAGGGCGGCTTCGGCGCGCCCACACCCCCGCCGCCCGGCGGTTTCGGCGCCCCGACACCCCCGCCGCAGGGCCCGCCCGCGCCGGGCCCGGGCTACGGCTACCCGCAGGCACCCCCGGCGCAGCAGACCCCGCCGCCCGCCCAGCCTCCGCAGGGGCCCCCGCCCGCGCAGGGCCCCGGCTACGGCTACCCGCAGACGCCTCCGCCGCAGCCCGGCTACGGCTACCCGGGCCAGCCCGGTCACCCCGGTCAGCCGGGTCCCTACGGCCAGCCGCAGCCCGGCTACGGACAGCAGCCCCAGCCCGGCCCCTACGGCCAGCAGCCGCAGCCCGGCCCGTACGGCTATCAGCCGCCGACCATGCCGTTGCACCCGCAGATGGGGCAGGCTCCGGGCGGTCCGGGTGGCAAGAAGAAGGTCAACTCCACGGCGATCATCATCACCGCGGCGGTCGCGGCCATCGCGCTCATCGTCGGCGGCGGCGTCTATGTCGCCTCCTCCAGCGGGGACGACGACAACGGCAAGAAGGACACGGCCAGTTCGGAGGGGACGACCGGCGGCAAGGACGACACCAAGGGCGACGAGGGCGGTTCGTCGTCGTCCGGCGGTTCGTCGACCGGCGGCGTGGAGGTCCCGACCGAGGCGCAGGAGAAGACGCCCTCCAGCACCAGCGCGAAGATCCTCTTCCAGGTGCCCGCGCACGAGGTCAAGGAAAAGCTGACGATCGACAGCGTCAAGGGCTCCTGGCTGACGAAGACCACGTACGCCAAGTCGGCCCTGAACAAGATCGTCGGCTATGACCCGGACAGCGGGAAGTCCAAGTGGACGCTGGACCTGGCCGGTCAGACCTGCGCGGGCTCCCGTGAGATCACCACCGAGGGCATCGCCGTCGTGGTGACCGAGTCGGCCAAGCGCAAGAACAACGACGACCGCCACCCCTGCACCGAGGTCACCGCGTTCAACGTCGAGACCGGCAAGGAAGTGTGGACCAAGAGCGCCGAGACGAGCGGCGAGAAGGTGCCGTTCGGCGAGGTCACCATCTCCGGTACGACGGTCGCCGCGTCCGGCGGCTACGAGGGCGGCGCCGCGTTCGACGTCAACTCCGGCAAGGTGCTGTGGTCGCCGAAGGTCGGCGAGTGCATCGACGAGGGCTACGCGGGCGGCGCCCAGCTGATCGCGGTCCGCAAGTGCGGCGACTACGGCAGCGAGACCTTCCAGATCCAGCTGCTCGACCCGAAGTCGGGCAGCGTCAAGTGGACCTACAAGGTTCCCTCCGGCATCCAGCGTGCCAAGGTCATCTCCACCAACCCCGTCGTCTTCGGCGTGGTGACGGGCAGCGACGTCCCGCTGACCGGCACGAACGACATCTTCTCGCTCGACGACAGCGGCAAGCTGCGCGCCAAGATCTCCATCCCGGACGACAAGTACGACTACGAGTGCCCCGTCCGCGGTGTCTGGGCCTGCAGGGGCATCTACGTCGGCAACGACAAGGTGTACATGCCGACCAAGAACCACGACGGCACCGGCTCCTACAGCTCCACCAACGAGATCGTCTCCTTCTCGCTGGCCAGCGGTAAGTCCACCGGCGACAGGGTCGACGCGGGCGACGACTACGAGCTGTTCCCGATCCGGATGGACGGGCCGAACATCATCGCCTTCAAGGACGGCCCGTACGACAAGGGCGCCCAGATCGTCTCGGTCGACGGCAAGACGCTGAAGCAGACCAAGCTCCTGGAGACCCCGTCCTCGGAGTCGGTGCTCCGCGCGATCAGCGGCATGACGCCGACGCTGAGCGAGATGCTCTACACCGACGGACGGTGGTTCATCGGCTCGGAACTCGTCAGCAAGCCCTACTCGAAGGACGAGAAGGAGTACACGGCGCTCGGTTTCGGGGCGAAGTAA
- a CDS encoding LuxR C-terminal-related transcriptional regulator translates to MGVRLMVVDDHRLLAEALASALKLRGHRVLAAAAPAAGAAELVITRAPEVCLIGTATPAEPGIFDPVVRIKRERPQVAVLVLGPVPNPRGIAAAFAAGASGYVRHDERIEGVERAIMKARAGEAAVAPQLLQSAFSELLNPAAQPDDEGQRLLQMLTPREVEVLVRVADGEDTRLIAAGMNIAPSTARTHVQRVLMKLGVGSRLEAAALAARTGLLDRAGPVPHPSPGAGAGA, encoded by the coding sequence ATGGGAGTGCGGCTCATGGTGGTCGACGACCACCGACTGCTGGCCGAGGCGCTGGCCTCGGCGTTGAAGCTGCGGGGGCACCGCGTGCTCGCGGCGGCGGCGCCCGCCGCGGGCGCGGCGGAACTGGTGATCACACGGGCACCCGAGGTGTGCCTGATCGGCACGGCGACACCCGCCGAGCCGGGCATCTTCGACCCGGTGGTGAGGATCAAGCGGGAACGCCCGCAAGTGGCGGTACTGGTCCTGGGCCCGGTGCCCAATCCACGAGGCATCGCGGCGGCCTTCGCCGCCGGCGCCTCGGGCTACGTCCGGCACGACGAGCGCATCGAGGGGGTCGAGCGGGCCATCATGAAGGCCCGCGCCGGCGAGGCCGCGGTGGCCCCCCAACTCCTCCAGAGCGCCTTCAGCGAACTGCTGAACCCCGCCGCCCAGCCGGACGACGAGGGCCAGCGGCTCCTGCAGATGCTGACGCCGCGTGAGGTCGAGGTCCTGGTGCGGGTGGCGGACGGCGAGGACACCCGTCTGATCGCGGCGGGCATGAACATCGCCCCGTCGACCGCCCGCACGCACGTCCAGCGGGTGTTGATGAAGCTGGGCGTGGGGTCGAGGCTGGAAGCGGCGGCGCTGGCGGCGCGCACGGGGTTGCTGGACCGGGCGGGTCCGGTGCCGCACCCGTCGCCGGGGGCGGGTGCGGGGGCGTAG
- a CDS encoding SGNH/GDSL hydrolase family protein, whose amino-acid sequence MRTRLAVLGSAVALAAGALIPVQLADATPAAAAAYEWVALGDSYTAGVIPAAGETFEVPRDGCERTDLSYPQVIDRDLGSLIELTNVSCGAAAIEDITFNAQEPIGRHLPPFSEDPDYPFPPVPPQSEAVSPGTDVITVGAGGNTLGFAEILFTCLQLGDGSGGVGTPCRDDLADNIPGRLTKVSQDYDDMLATLHERAPHAKVLNVGYPTVIPEDTSKCRYNDWEQFASITPGDLDWLRDDVLGPLNATIEKAAGEHGDTFVGLSDSTRNHSVCDAGKWVEGLLTSLDPFQVAFVHPNAKGHKNAADQVSVAILNALGVN is encoded by the coding sequence ATGCGCACTCGACTGGCCGTGCTGGGCTCCGCCGTGGCTCTCGCCGCAGGTGCCCTCATCCCCGTGCAGCTCGCCGACGCCACCCCGGCCGCCGCGGCGGCCTACGAGTGGGTCGCCCTGGGCGACTCCTACACCGCCGGGGTCATCCCGGCGGCGGGCGAGACCTTCGAAGTCCCGCGTGACGGATGCGAGCGCACCGACCTGTCGTACCCCCAGGTCATCGACCGCGACCTCGGCTCACTGATCGAGCTGACCAATGTCAGCTGTGGTGCCGCCGCCATCGAGGACATCACCTTCAACGCCCAGGAGCCGATCGGCCGCCATCTGCCGCCGTTCTCCGAGGACCCGGACTACCCGTTCCCCCCGGTGCCTCCCCAGTCCGAGGCGGTGAGCCCCGGCACCGACGTGATCACCGTCGGCGCGGGCGGCAACACCCTCGGGTTCGCCGAGATCCTCTTCACCTGTCTGCAACTGGGCGACGGCAGCGGCGGCGTGGGCACACCGTGCCGGGACGACCTGGCCGACAACATTCCCGGCCGGCTGACCAAGGTGAGCCAGGACTACGACGACATGCTCGCCACGCTCCACGAGCGCGCCCCGCACGCCAAGGTCCTGAACGTCGGCTATCCCACCGTCATCCCCGAGGACACGTCCAAGTGCCGGTACAACGACTGGGAGCAGTTCGCCTCGATCACCCCGGGGGACCTGGACTGGCTGCGCGACGACGTCCTGGGACCGCTCAACGCCACCATCGAGAAGGCCGCCGGTGAGCACGGGGACACCTTCGTCGGCCTCTCCGACTCCACCCGGAACCACAGCGTCTGTGACGCGGGCAAGTGGGTCGAGGGCCTCCTCACCAGCCTCGACCCGTTCCAGGTGGCCTTCGTCCACCCCAACGCCAAGGGCCACAAGAACGCCGCTGACCAGGTCTCCGTGGCGATTCTGAACGCCTTGGGCGTGAACTGA
- a CDS encoding DUF397 domain-containing protein produces the protein MAQAPNWQKSTFSGGGEGDTCVELAAFPVTWQKSTFSGGAEGNACVELAATTDDIRLRESDTPTTHLRTTPTPVAHLLQAITSGRLTSPRG, from the coding sequence ATGGCTCAGGCCCCGAACTGGCAGAAGTCGACGTTCTCCGGTGGCGGCGAAGGCGACACCTGTGTCGAACTGGCCGCATTCCCCGTCACCTGGCAGAAGTCCACTTTCTCCGGCGGCGCCGAGGGCAACGCGTGCGTCGAACTCGCCGCAACCACCGACGACATCCGCCTCCGCGAATCGGACACCCCCACCACCCACCTCCGCACCACCCCCACCCCCGTCGCCCACCTCCTCCAGGCCATCACCTCCGGCCGGCTCACCTCGCCGCGCGGCTGA
- a CDS encoding helix-turn-helix domain-containing protein, with amino-acid sequence MPPKRHLTARRVRLGSELRKLREATGMKAREAAALLGADSVQMSQIESGVAGVSAARVRRLAAHYACADEGLIEALAAMATDRTRGWWEEYREVLPPVNLDLAEAEHHAALLREVVITYVPGLLQTPDYARAVFGYMRPELPDSELTPRVEHRMRRRTVIEGDAPTPYEAIVHEFALRIRVADRHVSRTQLRQILDRTDQEHVTVRVIPIDQDGFGGAGASMMYMGGPVPQLDTGLRETATGTAFIDAGPQLRTLRTLFRKVEEATLTPTASRDFIHRLSKEL; translated from the coding sequence GTGCCGCCGAAGAGGCATCTCACGGCCCGCAGAGTGCGACTGGGCTCCGAGCTGCGCAAACTGCGCGAGGCGACCGGCATGAAGGCGCGGGAGGCAGCGGCGCTCCTAGGAGCCGACTCGGTCCAGATGAGCCAGATCGAGTCCGGGGTCGCGGGCGTGAGCGCCGCTCGGGTACGTCGCCTCGCCGCTCACTACGCCTGTGCGGACGAGGGGTTGATCGAGGCCCTGGCAGCAATGGCGACCGATCGCACACGGGGCTGGTGGGAGGAGTACCGGGAAGTACTGCCCCCGGTGAACCTGGACCTGGCCGAGGCGGAGCACCACGCGGCGCTCCTGCGCGAGGTCGTCATCACTTACGTTCCGGGCCTCCTCCAAACCCCGGACTACGCCCGGGCCGTCTTCGGGTACATGCGCCCGGAACTCCCCGACAGTGAGCTGACACCCCGGGTGGAACACCGCATGAGGCGACGCACCGTCATCGAAGGCGATGCCCCCACCCCGTACGAAGCGATCGTCCACGAGTTCGCCCTGCGCATCCGCGTGGCCGACCGCCACGTCTCCCGTACTCAACTCCGGCAGATCCTGGATCGGACCGACCAGGAGCACGTCACCGTACGCGTCATCCCGATCGACCAGGACGGTTTCGGCGGCGCCGGAGCTTCGATGATGTACATGGGAGGCCCGGTCCCCCAACTCGACACCGGGCTCCGGGAAACCGCCACAGGCACCGCATTCATCGATGCCGGGCCGCAACTGAGAACGCTTCGAACACTTTTCCGTAAAGTGGAGGAGGCGACGCTGACCCCCACCGCGTCCCGGGACTTCATCCACCGCTTGTCGAAGGAACTGTGA
- a CDS encoding ATP-binding protein, which translates to MPEIAPDPWEYVLHIPHDPRAVTVSRRTLRLILTMHGLTTLLDTAELLATELIANAVLHTKGPAALRVRWSGNTLWIGAWDADPEPPEPPARLAATPDTESGRGLALVRACTDVWGWQPSSRFGHLGKYVWCELMAA; encoded by the coding sequence ATGCCCGAAATCGCACCCGACCCCTGGGAGTACGTCCTCCACATCCCCCACGACCCCCGAGCCGTCACCGTCTCCCGCCGCACCCTCCGCCTCATCCTCACGATGCACGGCCTGACCACGCTCCTGGACACCGCCGAACTCCTCGCCACGGAGCTGATCGCCAATGCCGTACTCCACACCAAGGGTCCAGCGGCCCTGCGCGTGCGCTGGTCGGGCAACACCCTGTGGATCGGAGCCTGGGACGCGGACCCCGAACCCCCGGAACCCCCGGCCCGGTTGGCGGCCACGCCCGACACGGAATCCGGCCGAGGCCTCGCCCTCGTACGGGCCTGCACGGACGTATGGGGCTGGCAGCCGTCCTCCCGTTTCGGGCACCTGGGCAAATATGTGTGGTGCGAACTGATGGCCGCGTAG
- the galT gene encoding galactose-1-phosphate uridylyltransferase encodes MKKTSTRLADGRELIYYDLRDDTVRDAVDKRPLDRTVTTSEVRRDPLLGDSVAIASHRQGRIYHPPANECPLCPSEGDRHSEIPDSSYDAVVFENRFPSLAGDSGRCEVVCFTSDHNASFADLTDEQARLVLDAWTDRTAELSHLPSVEQVFCFENRGAEIGVTLGHPHGQIYAYPFTTPRTALMLRSIAAHKDATGGENLFDAVLERELADERIVLQTEHWVAFVPYAAHWPYEVHLYPKRRVPDLLALDEDARSEFPKVYLELLRRFDRIFGEGEPSTPYIAAWHQAPFGTLEEFEGVQREDFALHLELFTIRRTSGKLKFLAGSESGMNVFINDVPPERAAERLREVASS; translated from the coding sequence GTGAAGAAGACCTCGACCCGACTGGCCGACGGTCGTGAGCTGATCTACTACGACCTGCGCGACGACACGGTGCGCGACGCGGTGGACAAGCGACCCCTCGACCGCACGGTCACCACTTCGGAGGTGCGCCGGGACCCGCTGCTCGGTGACTCGGTCGCGATCGCCTCGCACCGGCAGGGCCGCATCTACCACCCCCCGGCGAACGAATGTCCGCTCTGCCCCTCCGAGGGCGACCGGCACAGCGAGATTCCCGACTCCTCGTACGACGCCGTCGTCTTCGAGAACCGCTTTCCCTCCCTCGCCGGTGACTCGGGCCGCTGCGAGGTCGTCTGCTTCACCTCGGACCACAACGCGTCCTTCGCCGACCTGACCGACGAGCAGGCCCGCCTCGTCCTGGACGCGTGGACCGACCGCACGGCGGAGCTGTCGCATCTGCCCTCCGTCGAGCAGGTGTTCTGCTTCGAGAACCGGGGCGCCGAGATCGGCGTGACCCTGGGGCACCCGCACGGGCAGATCTACGCGTACCCCTTCACCACACCCCGCACCGCGCTGATGCTGCGCTCCATCGCGGCCCACAAGGACGCCACCGGCGGCGAGAACCTCTTCGACGCCGTACTGGAGCGCGAGCTCGCCGACGAGCGGATCGTGCTCCAGACAGAGCACTGGGTCGCCTTCGTGCCGTACGCCGCGCACTGGCCGTACGAGGTCCACCTGTACCCGAAGCGCCGGGTGCCGGACCTCCTCGCCCTCGACGAGGACGCACGCTCAGAATTCCCCAAGGTCTATCTGGAACTCTTGAGGCGCTTCGACCGAATCTTCGGCGAGGGTGAGCCCTCGACGCCGTACATAGCGGCCTGGCACCAGGCCCCGTTCGGCACGCTGGAGGAGTTCGAGGGTGTCCAGCGCGAGGACTTCGCACTCCACCTCGAGCTTTTCACCATCCGCCGCACCTCCGGCAAGCTGAAGTTCCTCGCGGGTTCCGAGTCCGGCATGAACGTGTTCATCAACGACGTGCCGCCGGAGCGCGCGGCCGAGCGACTGCGAGAGGTAGCGAGTTCATGA